In one window of Pseudomonas sp. IAC-BECa141 DNA:
- a CDS encoding ATP-binding protein, translated as MSIIKRRAQLLCSDAFAWLAAIAVGSMIYITNAYLDLDVAPTLFYITLVFMSANIFPVPVFLAVALGCLTLLTADFLIDQGYRDHRSIAGFVRCVIALTTISLLALRSKRATETLRRKEAFFLGAQKLSHTGSIGFIIDKKVSVSLSWSEESSRIFEYPPNVTPTLALVKSRTHPDDLPVIDQVLDQFARRQELIEAEHRLVMPDGRIKHVQMIASPLPKHRGRTQYAGALMEVTASKQSEEALFHSQATLAHVTRLTSMGELAASIAHEINQPLAAVITSGESCKRWINRPEPNLEEARRSLDRIIQNSVRVSDVIACIRALSRHSEVQRNVEVFDEIVSDSLTLMQHDICFHEVRPHAQLGTRGALIKGDRVQLQQVIINLIINACQAMANVQERARTLRINTSILHNEAVLEIADSGVGIAADILPSLFDPFFTTKPTGLGMGLSICRSIIEFHGGRIWVNSTEGVGTQFVFAIPLAAPEHDQ; from the coding sequence ATGTCTATCATCAAACGTCGCGCACAACTTCTTTGCTCAGACGCCTTCGCCTGGCTTGCCGCCATTGCAGTCGGCAGCATGATCTATATCACCAACGCTTACCTTGATCTGGACGTTGCGCCGACGTTGTTCTATATCACGCTGGTGTTCATGTCCGCGAACATCTTCCCGGTTCCGGTATTCCTGGCCGTTGCGCTGGGTTGCCTCACGCTCCTGACGGCCGACTTCCTGATCGACCAAGGCTATCGCGATCACAGAAGCATCGCCGGATTCGTCAGGTGCGTGATCGCGCTGACGACCATTTCCCTGTTGGCGCTACGCAGTAAACGCGCCACTGAAACGTTGCGGCGCAAGGAAGCCTTCTTTCTCGGCGCACAGAAACTCAGCCACACCGGCAGCATCGGTTTCATCATCGATAAAAAGGTCAGCGTGTCCTTGTCCTGGTCGGAAGAATCCTCACGCATTTTCGAGTACCCACCGAACGTCACTCCGACTCTCGCCCTGGTCAAGTCACGCACCCATCCCGATGATCTACCGGTGATCGATCAGGTGCTGGACCAATTTGCGCGCCGCCAGGAGCTCATCGAAGCCGAGCATCGACTGGTCATGCCGGATGGTCGGATCAAGCATGTGCAGATGATCGCCAGCCCTTTGCCCAAGCATCGCGGGCGCACGCAATACGCCGGCGCGCTGATGGAAGTCACCGCCAGCAAACAGTCCGAAGAGGCGCTGTTTCACTCGCAAGCCACCCTCGCCCACGTCACACGCCTGACCTCCATGGGCGAACTGGCAGCCTCCATCGCCCACGAAATCAATCAGCCGCTGGCAGCGGTCATTACCAGCGGCGAATCCTGCAAACGCTGGATCAACCGTCCCGAGCCCAATCTGGAAGAAGCACGCCGTTCGCTGGACCGGATCATTCAAAACTCGGTCAGGGTCTCCGACGTCATCGCCTGTATCCGGGCCTTGTCGCGCCACAGCGAGGTGCAGCGCAATGTCGAAGTGTTTGACGAGATCGTCAGTGACTCGCTGACGCTGATGCAACACGACATCTGCTTTCACGAGGTTCGCCCGCACGCACAACTGGGCACTCGCGGCGCCCTGATCAAAGGCGATCGTGTGCAACTGCAGCAAGTCATCATCAATCTGATCATCAACGCCTGCCAGGCCATGGCCAACGTGCAAGAACGAGCCCGGACGCTACGGATCAACACCTCGATTTTGCACAACGAGGCTGTGCTTGAAATCGCCGATTCCGGCGTCGGCATTGCCGCAGACATCCTGCCTTCGCTGTTCGACCCGTTCTTCACGACCAAACCGACCGGCCTCGGAATGGGCCTCTCCATTTGCCGGTCGATCATTGAATTCCACGGCGGGCGCATCTGGGTCAACAGTACCGAGGGCGTCGGTACGCAGTTCGTATTTGCAATTCCGTTGGCGGCGCCCGAACACGATCAATGA
- a CDS encoding alpha/beta fold hydrolase, whose product MFTVKDGTQIFYKDWGQGQPIVFHHGWPLSSDDWDAQMLFFLGKGFRVIAHDRRGHGRSSQTASGNDMDTYAADVAELMAHLNIRNAVHIGHSTGGGEVARYVARHGRGRVAKAVLIGAVPPIMLRTAKNPGGLAMDVFDGLRKALAQNRSQFYRDFPSGPFYGFNRPGAKVSEAIVENWWRQGMNGGIKAQYDCISAFSETDFTDDLKNIEVPTLVLHGEDDQIVPIANSAHLSIKLLKHGTLKTYPGQPHGMCTTNGDTINADLLAFINA is encoded by the coding sequence ATGTTCACCGTCAAGGATGGCACGCAAATTTTCTACAAGGACTGGGGTCAAGGGCAGCCGATCGTGTTCCACCACGGCTGGCCCCTTTCCAGTGATGACTGGGATGCGCAAATGTTGTTTTTCCTCGGCAAGGGCTTCCGCGTCATCGCCCATGACCGACGTGGCCATGGGCGATCTTCCCAGACGGCCAGTGGCAACGACATGGACACCTACGCCGCCGACGTTGCCGAGTTGATGGCGCACCTGAACATCCGCAACGCCGTCCACATCGGCCACTCCACCGGCGGCGGTGAAGTGGCACGCTACGTGGCGCGTCATGGACGCGGGCGGGTGGCCAAGGCCGTGCTGATCGGTGCCGTGCCCCCCATCATGCTGCGCACCGCAAAAAATCCCGGTGGCCTCGCGATGGATGTGTTTGACGGATTGCGCAAAGCACTCGCGCAGAACCGCAGCCAGTTTTATCGTGACTTCCCGAGCGGGCCTTTCTACGGTTTCAATCGTCCCGGCGCCAAGGTGTCTGAAGCGATTGTCGAAAACTGGTGGCGTCAGGGCATGAACGGCGGGATCAAGGCGCAGTACGACTGCATCAGCGCGTTCTCCGAAACCGATTTCACCGATGACCTGAAAAACATCGAGGTGCCGACTCTGGTGTTGCACGGCGAAGATGACCAGATCGTGCCCATCGCGAATTCGGCCCATCTGTCCATCAAACTGCTCAAGCACGGCACGCTGAAAACCTATCCCGGCCAGCCCCATGGTATGTGCACCACGAACGGCGACACCATCAACGCAGACCTTCTGGCGTTTATCAATGCGTGA
- a CDS encoding response regulator transcription factor, whose product MNNNPISNNPSEPVVFIVDDDAALRESLGSLLRSIGLKVELFGSVAEFMKHQRPDTVSCLVLDVRLQGSSGLDFQNELAATGINVPIVFITGHGDIAMTVRAMKAGAVDFLTKPFREQDLIDAVCAAHSRDRQRRESGRHADELRARHGTLTPREQTVMALAASGLMNKQIAGEIGLSEITVKIHRGQAMRKMGARSFADLVRMAEVIAAQPVNR is encoded by the coding sequence ATGAACAACAATCCCATCAGCAATAACCCCAGCGAGCCAGTGGTATTCATCGTCGACGACGATGCAGCGCTGCGTGAATCCCTCGGCAGCCTGTTGCGCTCCATTGGCCTTAAAGTCGAACTGTTCGGTTCGGTCGCCGAGTTCATGAAACATCAACGTCCCGACACCGTCAGTTGTCTGGTACTCGACGTGCGCCTGCAAGGCAGCAGCGGGCTGGATTTCCAGAATGAACTGGCCGCTACCGGCATCAACGTGCCGATCGTGTTCATCACCGGGCACGGCGATATCGCCATGACCGTGCGCGCCATGAAAGCCGGCGCGGTGGACTTCCTGACCAAACCGTTTCGCGAGCAGGACCTGATCGATGCTGTCTGCGCCGCACATTCGCGAGACAGGCAACGTCGCGAATCCGGGCGACATGCCGATGAACTGCGCGCGCGCCACGGGACGCTGACACCCCGTGAGCAGACGGTCATGGCGCTGGCAGCCTCAGGCCTGATGAACAAGCAGATCGCCGGGGAGATCGGCCTCAGCGAAATCACCGTGAAAATCCACCGAGGCCAGGCCATGCGCAAGATGGGCGCGCGCTCATTTGCCGATCTGGTGCGCATGGCCGAGGTCATCGCGGCGCAGCCTGTCAATCGGTGA